Genomic window (Alteromonas pelagimontana):
AGTGGCATATTGACTCCGTGGATGGCGGTAGTGGGTATGTCTGCAAGTAGTATAATTGTGGTGACCAACTCGACTCGCTTACTTAAATAGGCAAATCATGAGCATAATCTATGTACTGATCCCATTAGCAATCGTTTTAGTGGCTATTGGAATAGCAGTGTTTTTCTGGGCTGTAAAATCAAATCAATTTGAAGATCTTGAGCGACAAGGCTACAGCATTTTGTTTGATGACGATCTTCCCCCTGAGGAAAAAAAACTCGCGGAAGAGCGAAAAAAGCAGAATGATCGAAACTGATATACTTTCTGCGTTTCTTATCGGCTTGGCAGGTGGCGTACACTGCGTGGGTATGTGTGGCGGCATTGCTACCGCGTTACGGGTGGTTACACCACCGAATGCGAATCCGTGGCCTTACACACTTTCCTACAATATCGGACGTATCAGCAGTTACACAGCAGCAGGAGCCATTACCGGCGCGATTGGTCAGATATCAACTTCCTACCTTCCTATTGCAGGGCCAGTTTTAGCCATTTTTAGCAGCCTTATGTTGCTGGCATTAGCCTGCTATTTAGGGCAATGGTGGCAAGGTTTACGTGTGGTGGAAAAAGCAGGAAGCCGCATATGGAAGCGAATCCAGCCTATTTCAAAGCGTTTTCTTCCGTTCAGAACCCCTTTACATGCCTTGCCTTATGGCATGATTTGGGGCTGGTTGCCCTGCGGCCTGGTTTATTCTACGTTAACCTGGGCGCTTGCGTCTGGCAGTGCAGCAGACGGCGCTTTAGTTATGTTATGCTTTGGTCTTGGCACACTGCCTACCTTATTGGCTGCAAGTGCCGGCGCGAAATGGTTAGTTAGTGGTTTCAGAAATCCCGTTTTTCGGCAGATGATCGCCTTTTTACTGTTTGCGTATGCTTCCTGGTTAATGGTAAAAGCGATAGCAAGTATCTGACTGGGGTATCCATTCCTTTATCGTAGGGTTCAATTATTCATTATGGCCAATCAAGACAATTTTTCTATTCATTGTCAGAACTGCAGCTTCAGCCACCTCTGTTTACCTGTCGCACTCAATAAAACTGAAATCGAGTCGCTGGATGATATTATTGAACGAAAAAAACCACTGCATAAGCACGATAAGTTGGTGCGACCAGGCGATGCTTTCCGCTCCTTGTATGCTGTGCGTTCAGGTTCGTTAAAATCCTTCGTCAACAATCAGGATGGCGAAGAACAAATTGTTGGTTTCCATTTTCCTGGTGATATTATTGGTTTTGATGCATTGCGGGAAAGTCAACATCAAAGCTTTACGCAGGCTTTAGAAACGGCAATGGTATGCGAATTACCTTATGAGACGCTGGATAAAATGGCAATCCAGTTTCACAAACTTCGTCACCAACTAATGAGCTTTATGAGCGCGGAAATTAAGCAACATCACGATATGATGATGCTACTTAACAAGCGTACAGCGGAAGAACGTTTACTTTATTTTTTGGCTCACCTTTCCAAGCGTTTCGA
Coding sequences:
- a CDS encoding sulfite exporter TauE/SafE family protein; amino-acid sequence: MIETDILSAFLIGLAGGVHCVGMCGGIATALRVVTPPNANPWPYTLSYNIGRISSYTAAGAITGAIGQISTSYLPIAGPVLAIFSSLMLLALACYLGQWWQGLRVVEKAGSRIWKRIQPISKRFLPFRTPLHALPYGMIWGWLPCGLVYSTLTWALASGSAADGALVMLCFGLGTLPTLLAASAGAKWLVSGFRNPVFRQMIAFLLFAYASWLMVKAIASI
- the fnr gene encoding fumarate/nitrate reduction transcriptional regulator Fnr, whose amino-acid sequence is MANQDNFSIHCQNCSFSHLCLPVALNKTEIESLDDIIERKKPLHKHDKLVRPGDAFRSLYAVRSGSLKSFVNNQDGEEQIVGFHFPGDIIGFDALRESQHQSFTQALETAMVCELPYETLDKMAIQFHKLRHQLMSFMSAEIKQHHDMMMLLNKRTAEERLLYFLAHLSKRFEERGFSHRQFNLSMTRNEIGNYLGLTVETISRLLTRFQKEGIIEVEGKLISIMNFAALDNKLQSMTISSHCG
- the ccoS gene encoding cbb3-type cytochrome oxidase assembly protein CcoS, giving the protein MSIIYVLIPLAIVLVAIGIAVFFWAVKSNQFEDLERQGYSILFDDDLPPEEKKLAEERKKQNDRN